The Carassius auratus strain Wakin chromosome 27, ASM336829v1, whole genome shotgun sequence genome includes a region encoding these proteins:
- the LOC113046102 gene encoding gap junction gamma-1 protein-like: protein MSWSFLTRLLEEIHNHSTFVGKVWLTVLIIFRIVLTAVGGESIYSDEQTKFTCNTKQPGCDNVCYDSFAPLSHVRFWVFQIIMISTPSVMYLGYAIHKIARASEEERCKNKIYQKRNCHSRWRNGHHLEEVLEEDDAEPMIYEEDMLDEQEVKPETDKGKCQDPAKHDGRRRIMQEGLMRMYVLQLLSRAIFEVGFLMGQYLLYGFRVNPSYVCNKIPCPHRVDCFVSRPTEKTIFLLIMYVVSCLCLLLNVCEMFHLGIGSFRDTLSKRRRNGQQPPYGYPYSRNISSSPPGYNLVVKSDKPGRIPNSIILQDQNMARVIPEQHCTSPDENIPSDLATLHHHLRIAQEQLDMAFQTYNTKNAHISRASSPVFGGTMTEQNRVNTAQEKQGARPKASTERAGTIAKNGKTSVWI from the coding sequence ATGAGTTGGAGCTTTCTCACTCGACTGTTGGAGGAAATCCACAACCACTCCACGTTTGTGGGGAAAGTTTGGCTGACTGTGCTAATTATCTTCCGGATCGTTCTGACCGCTGTGGGAGGTGAATCAATCTACTCCGATGAGCAGACAAAGTTCACCTGCAACACTAAGCAGCCCGGCTGTGACAACGTATGCTACGATTCCTTCGCCCCGCTGTCACACGTCCGGTTCTGGGTGTTCCAGATCATCATGATCTCCACCCCCTCCGTCATGTATCTGGGTTACGCCATCCATAAGATCGCCCGTGCCTCAGAGGAGGAACGGTGCAAGAACAAGATTTATCAAAAGAGGAACTGCCACAGTCGGTGGAGAAATGGACACCACCTAGAGGAGGTCTTGGAGGAAGACGACGCCGAGCCAATGATCTACGAAGAAGACATGTTGGATGAGCAGGAGGTCAAACCAGAGACAGACAAGGGCAAATGCCAAGATCCAGCGAAGCATGATGGCCGCCGTCGGATCATGCAAGAAGGCTTGATGAGGATGTATGTGCTTCAGCTTTTATCCCGTGCCATCTTTGAGGTGGGGTTCCTCATGGGTCAATATCTCCTTTACGGCTTCCGCGTTAACCCTTCGTATGTCTGCAACAAGATCCCATGCCCACACAGAGTAGACTGCTTCGTATCTCGACCCACGGAGAAGACCATCTTTTTACTCATCATGTACGTGGTGAGCTGTCTTTGTCTGCTGCTCAATGTTTGTGAGATGTTTCACTTGGGGATTGGTTCCTTCCGTGACACTCTTAGTAAACGTCGAAGAAATGGTCAACAACCTCCATACGGCTACCCTTACTCCAGGAACATTTCTAGTTCTCCGCCTGGATACAACCTGGTGGTTAAATCTGACAAACCGGGTCGCATTCCCAACAGCATCATCCTACAGGACCAGAACATGGCCAGAGTGATTCCTGAACAGCATTGCACAAGTCCTGATGAGAATATTCCCTCTGACCTGGCTACACTGCACCATCATTTACGAATAGCTCAGGAACAACTTGACATGGCTTTTCAGACATATAACACAAAAAACGCTCATATCTCCAGAGCTAGCAGCCCTGTGTTTGGTGGCACAATGACAGAGCAGAACCGGGTCAATACAGCTCAGGAGAAACAGGGTGCACGACCGAAAGCCAGCACTGAGAGGGCAGGGACAATAGCAAAAAACGGAAAGACTTCTGTGTGGATTTAA
- the iba57 gene encoding putative transferase CAF17 homolog, mitochondrial, which translates to MQRLILFSSAFRSGLHARCFRCSRLENACWTQLRKHSQDQPSDGRVHFSCYSLPHRTLINVSGQDTSSFLQGIITNDMLLLEEDAVRAMYAHILNVQGRTLYDIILYSLKGNPDGFNGVLLECDRTVQDSVMQLLKVYKIRRKVNFSLCPSLSLWALLPPNKAAGPGQSKPDVTAADKVLVLEPDPRTELMGWRMVTSGQNKPQELVSACREGNTEEYHRHRYEIGLPEGVKDLPPGEALPLESNLVYMQGISFRKGCYIGQELTARTHHTGVIRKRLMPVTMSAPAETLDQGAALETEGGKPAGKHRAGLDTLGLSLVRLAHAKEPLKLKSSDGVTVTLKATVPDWWPKNSKD; encoded by the exons ATGCAGAGGTTGATTTTGTTTAGCAGTGCGTTCAGAAGCGGACTTCACGCGCGCTGTTTTCGCTGCTCGAGACTTGAGAATGCGTGCTGGACTCAGCTTAGAAAACACTCTCAAGATCAACCCAGCGATGGTCGAGTACACTTTAGCTGTTACAGTTTACCGCACAGGACTCTCATCAATGTGTCCGGGCAAGACACGAGCTCATTTCTTCAAGGAATAATAACCAATGACATGTTACTCCTGGAAGAGGACGCAGTGCGCGCGATGTATGCTCACATCCTCAATGTTCAAGGCAGGACACTGTACGACATCATCCTTTACAG tttaaaaggGAACCCAGATGGATTTAATGGCGTGCTTCTGGAGTGTGACCGAACTGTACAGGACTCGGTCATGCAGCTTCTGAAGGTTTACAAGATACGTCGCAAAGTAAACTTCAGCTTGTGTCCCAGTCTCTCGCTGTGGGCTCTGTTACCTCCAAATAAAGCTGCAGGACCGGGGCAGTCAAAGCCGGATGTTACTGCAGCAGATAAAGTGTTAGTACTGGAGCCAGACCCAAGAACTGAACTCATGGGCTGGAGGATGGTCACTAGCGGTCAGAATAAGCCACAGGAGCTCGTCTCTGCTTGTCGAGAGGGCAACACTGAAGAATACCACAGGCATCGCTATGAAATCG GACTGCCTGAAGGAGTGAAAGACCTTCCTCCAGGCGAGGCTCTTCCGCTGGAGTCTAACCTTGTCTACATGCAGGGAATTAGCTTCAGAAAGGGATGCTACATCGGACAGGAGCTGACTGCCAGAACTCACCACACTGGTGTGATAAGGAAGCGCCTGATGCCTGTCACCATGTCTGCTCCGGCCGAGACCCTGGACCAAGGTGCCGCTCTTGAGACTGAGGGGGGCAAGCCAGCTGGGAAACACAGGGCAGGACTGGACACGCTGGGACTGAGCCTCGTACGCTTGGCTCATGCCAAAGAGCCACTAAAACTGAAATCCTCCGATGGAGTGACGGTGACTTTAAAGGCTACTGTACCTGACTGGTGGCCAAAAAACAGTAAAGATTAA
- the jmjd4 gene encoding 2-oxoglutarate and iron-dependent oxygenase JMJD4 gives MDRETFHNCSSLVKMPRQIHQQHCSSHFIQYLEREIAYSKFFKNYLIPNQPCMFSKKFTEDWNCRKKWVTADGKPNFQRLLQEFDETPVPVANCSAKEYNSNPKQIMPFREFIQYWREYIQNGHSSPKGCLYLKDWHMQRNFPEHSTYKTPIYFSSDWLNEYWDTIEVDDYRFVYMGPKGSWTPFHADVFRSYSWSANICGRKKWLLYPPGQEEFLRDCHGNLAYDVTAPVLQDKGLYPQFEEACQPLEIIQEAGEIIFVPSGWHHQVYNLEDTISINHNWLNGCNLDIMWQFLQEELSSVQREIEEWRDTMDSWHQHCQVIMKSCTGIDYGEFASFLKTITNNRMSFLNSCPRSADNSQDGLAESLLALGPQHAAFDLQRVLHIFESMLSNEDFKRLEPSALSFKPEELLQEIREAVRTIV, from the exons ATGGATAGGGAAACCTTTCATAACTGCAGCAGTTTGGTCAAAATGCCCAGGCAGATCCATCAACAGCACTGCTCCTCTCATTTTATTCAGTACTTGGAGAGAGAAATAGCCTACTCCAAATTCTTCAAGAACTACTTGATCCCGAACCAGCCCTgcatgttttccaaaaaattcaCAGAAGACTGGAACTGCAGAAAAAAGTGGGTCACGGCTGATGGCAAACCTAACTTCCAAAGACTTCTGCAGGAATTTG ATGAGACTCCTGTGCCTGTTGCAAACTGTAGTGCAAAAGAATACAACTCCAACCCAAAGCAGATCATGCCTTTTAGGGAGTTCATCCAGTATTGGAGAGAGTACATTCAGAATGGGCATTCTTCACCCAAAGGATGTCTTTACTTAAAGGACTGGCATATGCAAAG GAACTTTCCTGAACACAGTACTTACAAGACGCCAATTTACTTCTCCTCTGATTGGCTGAATGAATATTGGGACACAATTGAAGTGGATGATTATCGGTTTGTCTACATGGGACCTAAGGGGTCATG GACCCCTTTCCATGCAGACGTGTTTCGCTCTTACAGTTGGTCTGCCAACATCTGTGGACGTAAGAAATGGCTCCTGTACCCTCCAGGCCAGGAGGAGTTCCTTCGGGACTGTCACGGTAACTTGGCGTATGACGTAACAGCACCCGTGCTTCAAGACAAGGGTCTGTATCCACAGTTTGAAGAGGCCTGTCAGCCTTTAGAGATCATTCAAGAAGCAGGGGAGATCATCTTTGTACCTAGTGGTTGGCATCATCAAGTTTACAATTTG GAGGATACCATTTCCATCAATCATAACTGGCTGAATGGCTGTAATTTGGATATCATGTGGCAGTTTCTGCAAGAAGAGCTTTCTTCTGTCCAGAGAGAAATCGAGGAATGGCGTGATACTATGGATAGCTGGCATCAGCATTGTCAG GTGATCATGAAATCGTGTACAGGAATCGATTATGGGGAGTTTGCCTCTTTCCTTAAGACTATAACAAATAATCGAATGTCCTTTTTAAATTCATGTCCCAGAAGTGCAGATAACAGCCAAGACGGCCTTGCTGAAAGTCTGTTGGCTTTAGGCCCTCAGCATGCGGCCTTTGACCTTCAGAGAGTATTGCATATATTTGAGAGCATGCTTAGTAATGAAGACTTTAAGAGACTTGAGCCCTCAGCTCTGAGCTTCAAACCTGAGGAACTGCTTCAGGAGATCAGAGAGGCTGTTCGAACCATTGTATAA